The Manis javanica isolate MJ-LG chromosome 2, MJ_LKY, whole genome shotgun sequence genome contains a region encoding:
- the ATP5F1C gene encoding ATP synthase subunit gamma, mitochondrial isoform X1 has product MFPRAGAAGLSACAVQPQWIQVRNMATLKDITRRLKSIKNIQKITKSMKMVAAAKYARAERELKPARVYGTGSLALYEKADIKVPEDKKKHLLIGVSSDRGLCGAIHSSIAKQMKSEVTTLTAAGKEVKLVGIGDKIRGILHRTHSDQFLVTFKEVGRKPPTFGDASVIALELLNSGYEFDEGSIIFNQFRSVISYKTAEKPIFSLDTVAGAESLSIYDDIDADVLRNYQEFSLANVIYYSLKESTTSEQSARMTAMDNASKNASEMIDKLTLTFNRTRQAVITKELIEIISGAAALD; this is encoded by the exons ATGTTCCCTCGGGCGGGCGCAGCTGGGCTCTCAGCTTGCGCGGTGCAGCCGCAATG GATCCAAGTTCGAAATATGGCGACTTTGAAAGATA TTACCAGGCGACTAAAGTCCATCAAAAACATCCAGAAAATTACCAAATCTATGAAAATGGTGGCAGCAGCAAAATATGCCCGAGCTGAGAGGGAGCTGAAGCCGGCTCGCGTGTATGGGACAGGGTCTTTGG CTCTCTATGAAAAGGCTGATATTAAGGTGCCTGAAGACAAGAAGAAACACCTCCTCATTGGTGTGTCCTCAGATAGAGGGCTTTGTGGTGCTATTCATTCCTCCATTGCTAAACAGATGAAAAGTGAGGTGACCACgctcacagcagctgggaaggaggTTAAGCTTGTTGGAATTGGCGATAAAATCAGGGGTATACTTCACAG AACTCATTCTGACCAGTTTCTGGTGACATTCAAAGAGGTGGGAAGAAAACCCCCTACTTTTGGAGATGCATCAGTCATTGCCCTTGAATTATTAAATTCTGGATATGAATTTGATGAAGGCTCTATTATCTTCAATCAATTCAG GTCTGTCATCTCCTACAAGACAGCAGAAAAGCCCATCTTTTCCCTTGATACTGTTGCAGGTGCTG AGAGTTTGAGTATCTACGATGATATTGATGCTGACGTGCTGCGGAATTACCAGGAATTCAGTCTGGCCAACGTTATCTACTATTCTCTAAAAGAGTCCACCACGAGTGAGCAGAGTGCCAGGATGACGGCTATGGACAATGCCAGCAAGAATGCTT CTGAGATGATCGACAAACTGACGTTGACGTTCAACCGCACACGCCAGGCTGTCATCACAAAGGAGCTGATAGAAATAATTTCCGGCGCTGCGGCTCT GGATTAG
- the ATP5F1C gene encoding ATP synthase subunit gamma, mitochondrial isoform X2, which translates to MFPRAGAAGLSACAVQPQWIQVRNMATLKDITRRLKSIKNIQKITKSMKMVAAAKYARAERELKPARVYGTGSLALYEKADIKVPEDKKKHLLIGVSSDRGLCGAIHSSIAKQMKSEVTTLTAAGKEVKLVGIGDKIRGILHRTHSDQFLVTFKEVGRKPPTFGDASVIALELLNSGYEFDEGSIIFNQFRSVISYKTAEKPIFSLDTVAGAESLSIYDDIDADVLRNYQEFSLANVIYYSLKESTTSEQSARMTAMDNASKNASEMIDKLTLTFNRTRQAVITKELIEIISGAAAL; encoded by the exons ATGTTCCCTCGGGCGGGCGCAGCTGGGCTCTCAGCTTGCGCGGTGCAGCCGCAATG GATCCAAGTTCGAAATATGGCGACTTTGAAAGATA TTACCAGGCGACTAAAGTCCATCAAAAACATCCAGAAAATTACCAAATCTATGAAAATGGTGGCAGCAGCAAAATATGCCCGAGCTGAGAGGGAGCTGAAGCCGGCTCGCGTGTATGGGACAGGGTCTTTGG CTCTCTATGAAAAGGCTGATATTAAGGTGCCTGAAGACAAGAAGAAACACCTCCTCATTGGTGTGTCCTCAGATAGAGGGCTTTGTGGTGCTATTCATTCCTCCATTGCTAAACAGATGAAAAGTGAGGTGACCACgctcacagcagctgggaaggaggTTAAGCTTGTTGGAATTGGCGATAAAATCAGGGGTATACTTCACAG AACTCATTCTGACCAGTTTCTGGTGACATTCAAAGAGGTGGGAAGAAAACCCCCTACTTTTGGAGATGCATCAGTCATTGCCCTTGAATTATTAAATTCTGGATATGAATTTGATGAAGGCTCTATTATCTTCAATCAATTCAG GTCTGTCATCTCCTACAAGACAGCAGAAAAGCCCATCTTTTCCCTTGATACTGTTGCAGGTGCTG AGAGTTTGAGTATCTACGATGATATTGATGCTGACGTGCTGCGGAATTACCAGGAATTCAGTCTGGCCAACGTTATCTACTATTCTCTAAAAGAGTCCACCACGAGTGAGCAGAGTGCCAGGATGACGGCTATGGACAATGCCAGCAAGAATGCTT CTGAGATGATCGACAAACTGACGTTGACGTTCAACCGCACACGCCAGGCTGTCATCACAAAGGAGCTGATAGAAATAATTTCCGGCGCTGCGGCTCT gtaa
- the ATP5F1C gene encoding ATP synthase subunit gamma, mitochondrial isoform X3, producing MFPRAGAAGLSACAVQPQWIQVRNMATLKDITRRLKSIKNIQKITKSMKMVAAAKYARAERELKPARVYGTGSLALYEKADIKVPEDKKKHLLIGVSSDRGLCGAIHSSIAKQMKSEVTTLTAAGKEVKLVGIGDKIRGILHRTHSDQFLVTFKEVGRKPPTFGDASVIALELLNSGYEFDEGSIIFNQFRSVISYKTAEKPIFSLDTVAGAESLSIYDDIDADVLRNYQEFSLANVIYYSLKESTTSEQSARMTAMDNASKNASEMIDKLTLTFNRTRQAVITKELIEIISGAAAL from the exons ATGTTCCCTCGGGCGGGCGCAGCTGGGCTCTCAGCTTGCGCGGTGCAGCCGCAATG GATCCAAGTTCGAAATATGGCGACTTTGAAAGATA TTACCAGGCGACTAAAGTCCATCAAAAACATCCAGAAAATTACCAAATCTATGAAAATGGTGGCAGCAGCAAAATATGCCCGAGCTGAGAGGGAGCTGAAGCCGGCTCGCGTGTATGGGACAGGGTCTTTGG CTCTCTATGAAAAGGCTGATATTAAGGTGCCTGAAGACAAGAAGAAACACCTCCTCATTGGTGTGTCCTCAGATAGAGGGCTTTGTGGTGCTATTCATTCCTCCATTGCTAAACAGATGAAAAGTGAGGTGACCACgctcacagcagctgggaaggaggTTAAGCTTGTTGGAATTGGCGATAAAATCAGGGGTATACTTCACAG AACTCATTCTGACCAGTTTCTGGTGACATTCAAAGAGGTGGGAAGAAAACCCCCTACTTTTGGAGATGCATCAGTCATTGCCCTTGAATTATTAAATTCTGGATATGAATTTGATGAAGGCTCTATTATCTTCAATCAATTCAG GTCTGTCATCTCCTACAAGACAGCAGAAAAGCCCATCTTTTCCCTTGATACTGTTGCAGGTGCTG AGAGTTTGAGTATCTACGATGATATTGATGCTGACGTGCTGCGGAATTACCAGGAATTCAGTCTGGCCAACGTTATCTACTATTCTCTAAAAGAGTCCACCACGAGTGAGCAGAGTGCCAGGATGACGGCTATGGACAATGCCAGCAAGAATGCTT CTGAGATGATCGACAAACTGACGTTGACGTTCAACCGCACACGCCAGGCTGTCATCACAAAGGAGCTGATAGAAATAATTTCCGGCGCTGCGGCTCTGTGA